The sequence below is a genomic window from Flavobacterium lipolyticum.
CGGGTAAAGGTTCGTCTACTCTTGTAACGTGTGATTCGATTTGTTCGAATGGTACAATACCGGCAGTACTTGAGGATTGTTTATAGTCTTATCTGATGTAAAAAATGTTTTTAGATTCATGTATAGACAAAAAAGAAGGACTCTCGGGTCGCGTTTTTGGAATTAATTATTTATAGCGTTTTAATAGAAGTACGAAATAGCCTTTTTTAGAATTTAGTCATGTTTTTTTTAATTTGTAGGCGCTCGATCGTGGAACATTGAGCAAATTTCCCCACATTGATGATTGGTGTAGGGATTCTTAGGAAATTGGTCACTGAGTTGATTTTAATTGGTTAGGGTTAACCAGTGCCATGTCCTAAAGAAATTGTATTTCTAATAGATATGTTTTTAAATACTCTAACAGAGAAGATTTGTTTCTTCTCTGTTTTTTTTTGGATTAACCCATCCTTTCGTAATGAACTTAAAGAAATCTCTTGTGTCGTTTAGTTGTTTAAGGTGGTTAAGTATGGAAATAAGATCTTTAAATGGCCAGGTAGCCTCAAACCCCCAATAAAAAAATCTTGTAAAATCCTTTTTTTTAGGATCATTGTTGTATTTTAACTATAAATCAGAAGGAAAAACAAATAATTGCGATTTTTTGGCGGATAAATATTATATTTTTGTAAGGCAGATAATGGTAAGATTGTGTGTGCATAAATGATTAACCCTAAATTAAATTGAAAAAATTCACCAATTATAAACAGGCCGATTATAAAGATTGTGGGCCGACGTGTTTAAAAATAATAGCGAAACATTACGGCAAAACAATCAACATTCAGGAGTTGAGAGACATCAGTGAAACAACTCGTGAAGGAAGTAATTTGCTTTTTTTGAGTGACGCTGCCGAGAAAATAGGTTTTAGAACTTTAGGTGTAAAATTAAATCTCGAGCGATTAGAAGAGGCGCCGCTTCCTTGTATCCTGCATTGGAACAAAAATCATTACGTAGTACTTTACAAAATTAAAAGAAATACCTACTATATTTCTGATCCTGCTTTTGGCTTGATCGAATACAACAAAGAAGATTTTATTAAATTCTGGATCGGAAACAATGCAGATGAATCTACTCAGGAAGGAATAGCATTATTGATTGAAGCGACTCCTAAATTTTTCCAGTCTGATTTTGATAAAGAAGACAATCATGGACTCGGATTTGGGTTGTTGGCACAATACGTGCTTCGGTACAGGTCGTTTCTCATACAATTAAGTATAGGGTTACTGGCCAGTAGTTTATTACAGCTTATTTTCCCGTTTTTAACCCAAAGTATTGTGGATGTCGGGATTCAAAATCAGAACATTCATTTTATTTACCTGATTCTTTTTGCTCAATTGTTCCTTTTTGCCGGAAGGACAGGTCTGGAACTTATTAGAAGCTGGATTTTATTACATCTTTCTACCCGAATAAACATTTCTCTTATTTCGGATTTTTTTATTAAATTAATGAATCTGCCCATTTCGTTTTTCGATGTAAGAATGACTGGTGACATTATGCAGCGTATTAATGACCATCGCAGAATTGAACGAATTTTGACAACATCATCTTTGAACGTCTTATTTTCTGTGATCAATATGTTTGTGATGGGAGGTGTTTTGGCTTATTTCAATCTGAAGATCTTTCTGGTGTTTTTTGCCGGTAGCTTACTTTATTTCGGATGGATTACTTTGTTCTTAAAAAGAAGAGAAGTACTCGATTACAAGCGTTTTGCAGAGGTTTCCAGTGAGCAAAACAAAGTGATGGAGCTTATCAACGGAATGCAGGAAATAAAGCTGCACAACGCCGAAAAACAAAAGCGCTGGGGATGGGAATACATACAGGCAAGGCTTTTTAGAGTTTCCATAAAAGGGCTTGTTTTAGAGCAAACACAAACGATAGGTTCTTCCGTAATTAATGAATTAAAAAATATCTTCATTATATTCCTATCGGCAAAACTGGTAATCGATGGCTCCATTACACTGGGGATGATGCTGGCAATTAGTTCGATAGTAGGGAGTTTAAACGGGCCAATTACGCAGCTTATAGAATTCGTCAGGGAGCTTCAGGATGCGAAGATATCATTGGCCAGATTGTCTGAGATTCATGAGAAAGAAGACGAAACGCAGCAAGAAGTCTATCAGACGAGTGATGTTCCTTTTGATTCGGATATTGATATTAATAACCTTTCCTATCGATATTTAGGTTCTGATATTCCTGTTCTGGAAGATCTAACACTGAAAATCCCGGCCAATAAAGTAACGGCAATAGTAGGAGTCAGCGGAAGCGGTAAAACAACTTTAATGAAGCTCTTATTGAAATTCTATGAACCTGAAAAAGGGGAAATAAGCATCGGAAATGCACAATTGAAAAATATTTCGCAAAAAGCATGGAGATCCAATATCGGCGCCGTTATGCAGGAAGGGTTTATTTTTAGTGATACCATTGCTAATAATATTGCAATTGGTGTCGATAAAGTAGATAAAGAACGTTTGGTCTATGCTGCTGATGTAGCCAATATAAAAGAATACGTTTCAGGTTTACCATTAGGATACAATACCAAAATTGGTGCCGAAGGACTTGGGATGAGTACCGGACAAAAGCAGCGTTTGTTAATTGCAAGGGCTGTTTATAAAAACCCGGAAGTTTTGTTTTTTGATGAAGCTACGTCGGCATTAGACGCGAATAATGAAAAAGAAATTATGCAAAAACTGGATATTTTCTTCAAAGACAAAACAGTTGTGGTTATCGCCCATCGCTTGAGTACTGTGATGAATGCAGATCAAATTGTGGTTTTAGATAAAGGAAAAATCATCGAAATTGGCAGTCATTCTGTTTTGGTAGAACAAAAAGGAAATTATTTTGAACTGGTTAAGAATCAATTACAATTAGGAAATTAAAACATGGCAGAAGATACTACATTTGAACTAAGAAGCGAAGAAGTTCAGGATATTCTAACCAAAGTACCGCATTGGATGATTCGTTGGGGAACCGTTTTGATATTTGTCATTATTGTGATGCTTTTTTTCGTGTCCTGGTTTATTAAATATCCTGATGTTGTTACTACCCAAATTGTAATTACAACCAATATTCCGCCAGAGAAGATCGTTTCGAAATCATCGGGTCGTATTGAGGCAATTTTAGTAAAAGACAAATCGATTGTTTCAAAAAACAGTACACTTGCTGTTATTGAAAACACGGCAAATTACAAAGATGTTTTTTTGTTGAAAAAAATCGTTGACGAATATAATATCAATGATCCCAAGAAAGCCTTTCCTTTCGAACTGTTGAAAAATACTCAGTTAGGAGAGATTGAAAGTGCTTTTGCTGTTTTTCAGAAAGATTATCAGGCAGAACAACTAAATAAAAATTTGCAGCCTTTTGAAGTAGAAAACCGGGCACAGGTTTCTGAAAAAATTCAGATTAAAGACAGATTGGAGATTTTGCAGCAGCAAAAAGTGATCAATGAAAGTGAACTACAGCTTCAGAAAAATGAAATGGCAAGATTTGAAACATTGTTTAATAAAGGAATCATTTCTGCACAGGAAATGGAGGCTAAAAAACTGGGATATCTCCAGGCGCAAAAAAATTATAAAACCCTTTTGTCTTCCATTTCTCAGTTAAAGTCGGCTTTAATTACCAATACTAAATTGAGTCAGAACTCACAAATCAGCGGGACTAAAGAAGAAGTTACTTTAGGAAGAAATATGGCGCAGTCTTTTTATCAGCTTAAGAAAGTGATAAAAGATTGGGAATTGGCCTATGCTTTAAAGTCATCGGTGAGTGGGGTGGTTACTTTTTTGCAGGTCTGGACAGAGAATCAAACGATCAATATTGGGGATAATGTCTTCTCGATTATTCCGGATAGCAAAAATGGTTTTGTAGGTAAGGTAAAAGCACCGGCATTGAATTCAGGGAAAATAAAAGTAGGTCAGATGGTGAACATCAGATTAGCAAATTTTCCCGACAGAGAATTTGGAGTGTTAAGAGGAAAGATCCAAAATATCTCTTTGGTTCCTGATAAAGATGGAAATTTATTGTTGGATGTAGCGCTTCCCAACGGATTGGAAACGTCCTATAAAAAGCAAATCGTTTTTCAGCAGGAAATGAAAGGAAGTGCAGAGATTGTGACCGAAGATTTACGTTTAATCGAGCGGATTTTATATCAGTTTAAGAGTCTTTTTGAGCAGGTTTAAAATTTTAAATAAAAATCTTTAGTAAGATCGATATACTGAGGAGTATAAACGTGTCGGTTCATTTCTATTGTTAATTCATCGACTTCAGGTTGTGAGGTTTCGTTACGGCTAAAAGCCAAAAGGCTACGTTTTACAACAGCTGTAGGGGTGCCTTTTACGCGCGTAATTTTGATGGGGTATAATTCTGATTCTTTGGCTAAGGCAATAAATTTTTCTTCTTCTTTAAAAGGAAGAATTATGGCAAGTATTCCATTTTCAGATAAAAGTAAATCGGCTGCTTCGACTAATTCTTCAAAAGGCATTGCGTCCTGAAAGCGCGCTAAATCTCGTTGTTCGTTTTCGCTTTTATAATCTTCAGCATAAAAGGGTGGATTCGAAACAATCAGATCATATTCGTCTTCCGGTTCTTCTATAAATTCATCCAAACCTGCATGGAAACAAAATAAACGGTCTCCCCAAGGTGAGTTTTCAAAATTTTCTACTGCTTCTTCATACGCATCTTCATCAATTTCAAGAGCGTCAATTTGTTCTGCATTTGTTCTTTGTGCGAGCATTAAAGCGATAATCCCGGTTCCGGCACCAATGTCTAAAACACTAAATGGATTGTGATTTATAGGTGCCCAAGCGCCCAGTAAAACACCATCAGTGCCCACTTTCATAGCGGTTTTGTCTTGTAGAACTGAAAATTGTTTGAATTGAAACATCTTGATTTGTGATTGAAGATTAACGATTTTTAATTTCAGATGGAATAGGTAATAATGATGACAAGATTTTTAATTGCAAGAG
It includes:
- a CDS encoding peptidase domain-containing ABC transporter, whose amino-acid sequence is MKKFTNYKQADYKDCGPTCLKIIAKHYGKTINIQELRDISETTREGSNLLFLSDAAEKIGFRTLGVKLNLERLEEAPLPCILHWNKNHYVVLYKIKRNTYYISDPAFGLIEYNKEDFIKFWIGNNADESTQEGIALLIEATPKFFQSDFDKEDNHGLGFGLLAQYVLRYRSFLIQLSIGLLASSLLQLIFPFLTQSIVDVGIQNQNIHFIYLILFAQLFLFAGRTGLELIRSWILLHLSTRINISLISDFFIKLMNLPISFFDVRMTGDIMQRINDHRRIERILTTSSLNVLFSVINMFVMGGVLAYFNLKIFLVFFAGSLLYFGWITLFLKRREVLDYKRFAEVSSEQNKVMELINGMQEIKLHNAEKQKRWGWEYIQARLFRVSIKGLVLEQTQTIGSSVINELKNIFIIFLSAKLVIDGSITLGMMLAISSIVGSLNGPITQLIEFVRELQDAKISLARLSEIHEKEDETQQEVYQTSDVPFDSDIDINNLSYRYLGSDIPVLEDLTLKIPANKVTAIVGVSGSGKTTLMKLLLKFYEPEKGEISIGNAQLKNISQKAWRSNIGAVMQEGFIFSDTIANNIAIGVDKVDKERLVYAADVANIKEYVSGLPLGYNTKIGAEGLGMSTGQKQRLLIARAVYKNPEVLFFDEATSALDANNEKEIMQKLDIFFKDKTVVVIAHRLSTVMNADQIVVLDKGKIIEIGSHSVLVEQKGNYFELVKNQLQLGN
- a CDS encoding HlyD family secretion protein, which translates into the protein MAEDTTFELRSEEVQDILTKVPHWMIRWGTVLIFVIIVMLFFVSWFIKYPDVVTTQIVITTNIPPEKIVSKSSGRIEAILVKDKSIVSKNSTLAVIENTANYKDVFLLKKIVDEYNINDPKKAFPFELLKNTQLGEIESAFAVFQKDYQAEQLNKNLQPFEVENRAQVSEKIQIKDRLEILQQQKVINESELQLQKNEMARFETLFNKGIISAQEMEAKKLGYLQAQKNYKTLLSSISQLKSALITNTKLSQNSQISGTKEEVTLGRNMAQSFYQLKKVIKDWELAYALKSSVSGVVTFLQVWTENQTINIGDNVFSIIPDSKNGFVGKVKAPALNSGKIKVGQMVNIRLANFPDREFGVLRGKIQNISLVPDKDGNLLLDVALPNGLETSYKKQIVFQQEMKGSAEIVTEDLRLIERILYQFKSLFEQV
- a CDS encoding tRNA1(Val) (adenine(37)-N6)-methyltransferase encodes the protein MFQFKQFSVLQDKTAMKVGTDGVLLGAWAPINHNPFSVLDIGAGTGIIALMLAQRTNAEQIDALEIDEDAYEEAVENFENSPWGDRLFCFHAGLDEFIEEPEDEYDLIVSNPPFYAEDYKSENEQRDLARFQDAMPFEELVEAADLLLSENGILAIILPFKEEEKFIALAKESELYPIKITRVKGTPTAVVKRSLLAFSRNETSQPEVDELTIEMNRHVYTPQYIDLTKDFYLKF